Proteins from a genomic interval of Rubinisphaera italica:
- a CDS encoding tetratricopeptide repeat protein yields MAATPPVESDTDLDDLPIEQSSTSMFGIYPMLALAIIIGIGLPTGIWVMISEPEMTPLEKTVESIEFLRQGRTRTAYMQAIQMLDEGVAEPEIGGSLEYVIGVALFRKAERVSQEAAVGYEGIVEPTYRLAMRYLERANQKSLMVELIPSWQYALGSCYYKLGQIYDAREILESAYDIAEEDRDDIILMLAQCYLDPNVLKSSLVHPTNIIEQHKKRSEIIQGLRHEFSIPEPQLSDADLEAGEVSETDKLEYSELEKRHLATLCLADLQRQDGDLVAATQTANSIKELDFVDELSLERLAELHDNLIILKARILLDQKKPVEARELLSQIIDMKSGLEQKLILQGHFLMGMTYAAEDRFDVALKHFSKPAAVSDSTVYFPANMYAGDIARKRGLHEESLTYFLHALSNVESTDQFANPWIDLDEARQLIRNAWEDWGNSESYEQYRLAHELTQKMVPLFATGYTNGLTALVSRKRAELISHEYESQTNDVIKFQDVQDHWKNVGHAYAQLANSSRATNRYAQTLWESSEYYRRGNDFENALRMLDRYIASNPRTGLPAAFNFKAKLLLDLDGYDEEPRIEQAIQILQATIRDYPKDQLVYDAQLLLGRALLENGQTDEAIAVWRSLILESPLTPEATEWQQALFALGRTLFHVTETRPDFLQLKPKTPAKAQSPQQDQRYKRVEEAIQWLDEFVRRIPDHESIHEARWLLAKGLRFRARRPESQLRMAETENMKQELKSEIYRYLDQSSQQYQILSEELSLLDQRGKLDSISKQFLRDSYFEPAHIQFDLGQFENDDDSYRKAIDLYSNAAFYFAGQPVILIAYYRIAECYRNLNAYAEARRQLEQARVILNQIPGPFPHTSTNFTKQEWEKLLEQSIRLYDLAIDADPQTFN; encoded by the coding sequence ATGGCCGCAACTCCTCCTGTCGAATCTGATACCGATCTCGACGACTTGCCGATTGAACAATCGAGCACGTCGATGTTCGGAATCTATCCCATGCTGGCGCTGGCTATCATTATTGGGATTGGATTGCCGACGGGAATCTGGGTGATGATCAGTGAGCCGGAGATGACCCCTCTGGAAAAGACGGTGGAGTCAATCGAATTCCTTCGACAAGGACGAACACGAACGGCCTATATGCAGGCCATACAAATGCTGGATGAAGGAGTCGCGGAACCGGAAATTGGGGGGTCGCTCGAATATGTCATCGGTGTTGCCCTATTTCGTAAAGCCGAGCGGGTTTCCCAGGAAGCCGCAGTCGGGTACGAGGGAATCGTCGAGCCGACATACCGACTGGCAATGCGCTATCTGGAAAGGGCGAATCAAAAATCGCTGATGGTGGAATTGATTCCCAGCTGGCAATACGCCTTGGGCTCCTGCTATTACAAACTGGGACAAATCTACGATGCCCGGGAAATTCTCGAATCGGCTTACGATATCGCAGAGGAAGATCGCGATGATATCATTCTGATGCTTGCGCAGTGTTATCTCGATCCCAACGTGCTGAAATCCTCATTGGTTCATCCGACTAATATCATTGAACAACACAAGAAACGTTCCGAAATTATTCAGGGACTCAGACACGAATTTTCAATTCCAGAACCCCAGCTCAGCGACGCTGATTTAGAAGCTGGCGAAGTATCCGAGACAGATAAGCTCGAATATTCTGAATTAGAAAAACGCCATCTGGCAACACTATGTTTAGCTGATTTACAGCGACAGGATGGCGATCTTGTCGCAGCAACTCAAACGGCTAACAGTATAAAAGAACTCGATTTTGTCGATGAGCTCTCCCTGGAACGACTGGCAGAATTGCATGATAATCTCATAATTCTCAAAGCTCGGATCCTTCTGGATCAAAAGAAACCGGTAGAAGCTCGCGAACTGTTAAGTCAGATTATTGATATGAAATCGGGTTTAGAGCAGAAATTGATCCTGCAGGGACATTTTCTGATGGGAATGACATATGCTGCAGAAGATCGGTTCGATGTTGCACTGAAACACTTTAGTAAACCAGCAGCAGTTTCTGATTCCACTGTCTACTTTCCAGCGAACATGTATGCCGGAGATATCGCACGCAAACGAGGTCTTCACGAAGAATCACTTACTTATTTTCTACACGCCTTGTCGAATGTCGAATCGACCGATCAGTTTGCTAATCCCTGGATCGATCTGGATGAAGCACGCCAATTGATTCGGAATGCCTGGGAAGACTGGGGGAATTCCGAGAGTTACGAGCAATATCGCCTGGCGCACGAACTGACTCAGAAAATGGTTCCTCTGTTCGCCACAGGATACACGAATGGATTGACCGCACTCGTGAGCCGGAAGCGTGCGGAGTTGATTTCTCACGAGTATGAATCTCAAACGAACGATGTCATAAAATTTCAGGATGTGCAGGATCATTGGAAAAATGTCGGGCATGCGTATGCACAACTGGCTAACAGTTCTCGGGCGACCAATCGATACGCTCAAACCCTCTGGGAATCGAGCGAATATTATCGTCGGGGTAACGATTTTGAAAATGCATTACGAATGCTCGATCGATACATCGCCTCGAATCCCAGAACGGGCTTACCAGCGGCTTTCAATTTCAAAGCAAAATTACTACTCGATCTGGATGGTTACGATGAAGAACCCCGAATCGAGCAGGCCATCCAAATACTGCAGGCGACTATCCGCGACTATCCCAAAGATCAACTTGTTTACGATGCCCAACTCTTGCTGGGACGTGCATTGCTCGAGAACGGACAAACCGATGAAGCGATAGCAGTCTGGCGGTCACTGATTCTCGAAAGTCCGCTCACACCGGAAGCCACCGAATGGCAACAGGCTTTGTTTGCATTGGGGCGGACACTTTTTCATGTCACTGAAACCCGCCCAGACTTTTTGCAACTCAAACCAAAAACGCCAGCAAAGGCTCAATCTCCACAACAGGACCAGCGCTATAAACGAGTCGAAGAAGCCATTCAATGGCTCGATGAATTTGTGAGACGTATACCCGATCATGAATCGATCCACGAAGCCCGTTGGTTGCTCGCCAAAGGATTGCGGTTCCGGGCTCGACGTCCTGAATCGCAGTTGCGCATGGCAGAAACAGAAAACATGAAGCAGGAACTCAAAAGCGAAATCTATCGCTATCTGGATCAATCCAGTCAACAGTATCAGATCCTCAGTGAAGAGTTATCGTTGCTGGACCAACGTGGCAAACTCGATAGTATTTCCAAACAATTTCTGCGCGATTCCTATTTCGAACCGGCTCATATTCAATTCGATCTTGGTCAATTTGAAAACGATGACGATTCCTACCGCAAAGCCATCGACTTATACAGCAATGCCGCTTTTTATTTTGCCGGGCAACCTGTCATTCTGATTGCCTACTATCGCATCGCGGAATGTTATCGCAATTTGAATGCTTATGCAGAAGCTCGGCGTCAGTTGGAACAGGCTCGCGTGATCTTAAATCAGATTCCAGGTCCATTCCCACATACATCAACGAATTTCACCAAGCAGGAATGGGAAAAACTACTCGAACAATCCATTCGCCTGTATGACCTGGCAATCGATGCGGATCCCCAAACATTCAATTGA
- a CDS encoding RDD family protein: MSIKFRCPDCGHGIKAPDAAAGKGVRCPNCSKKVRIPDGSEKSPSSTRRKKTKEPTSEDSNAFLENIDLGNAEAAGVVLCQKCAAQIPPEETTCPECGFDPEQLTTAGRRRSKMAAKGIDPKSYYASLWKEPFAFTKSNFKQVMKTGWILAFFFVLSCFCGYWLTWVATGPPFGFWTLLTTVTTMIPLGWLLVQHLEIVQLSMEKKDTIKKIRFDFALCGMSGIKFVFWVFIYGLPFWIVFGGLGILLDSMGIGIGPAIGISLGWISILIFTPQAMSHLAMPVESQGWIFPKVAKTLRLTFVPGLMWALLFLAVNLPVIGGIAGVYFVGGQKFEQFMKVHEEHAQLHRAKVEIKLAESSGMDDRKAAAQDKWGAIAQKEDLESENYTALILPIVIGILCCFLIGFSSVVTARANGLFTANLRKGLNLIGSKKELTYVKKQDGNDKIRNRKTTVIAPIGMRSLAYVIDVLALMALNGTVLGMIYYVATSFDADFESLTAYIISLCVSSIGPTIAFAFYFIKNESGYEQTTPGKGAMKLFVAEDERCQPITTGQAVIRFLSFWFISCFLTAGIGNLIACFRPDRKTLHDIISGTQVRMDTPKASEPPAE; the protein is encoded by the coding sequence ATGTCGATAAAGTTTCGCTGTCCTGATTGCGGTCACGGAATCAAAGCTCCTGATGCCGCAGCGGGAAAAGGGGTCCGTTGCCCGAATTGCAGCAAGAAGGTCAGAATTCCTGACGGTTCCGAGAAGAGTCCATCCTCTACACGTCGCAAAAAAACGAAAGAGCCGACGTCAGAGGACAGCAATGCATTTCTCGAGAACATCGATTTGGGAAATGCTGAAGCAGCTGGTGTGGTCCTCTGTCAGAAATGTGCTGCACAAATTCCACCTGAGGAAACGACCTGTCCGGAATGTGGCTTCGATCCCGAACAATTGACCACAGCCGGTCGCCGTCGCTCGAAGATGGCAGCGAAAGGAATCGATCCAAAATCGTATTACGCGAGCCTCTGGAAAGAGCCGTTTGCATTTACGAAGTCGAATTTCAAACAGGTGATGAAGACCGGATGGATTCTTGCTTTCTTCTTTGTTCTTTCCTGCTTCTGCGGCTATTGGCTGACATGGGTGGCCACTGGTCCACCATTTGGTTTCTGGACACTCCTGACAACGGTCACCACGATGATACCGTTGGGATGGTTGTTGGTTCAGCATCTCGAAATCGTGCAACTTTCGATGGAGAAGAAAGACACCATCAAGAAGATTCGCTTCGATTTTGCGTTATGTGGCATGAGCGGAATCAAATTTGTGTTCTGGGTTTTTATTTATGGATTACCATTCTGGATTGTCTTTGGCGGTCTGGGAATTCTGTTGGATTCAATGGGAATAGGCATCGGACCAGCAATCGGTATTAGCCTGGGTTGGATCTCGATTCTCATTTTCACTCCGCAAGCGATGTCTCATCTTGCGATGCCTGTGGAATCCCAAGGTTGGATCTTTCCTAAGGTTGCCAAAACACTTCGTCTAACGTTCGTACCTGGGCTGATGTGGGCATTGCTGTTTCTGGCTGTGAACTTACCTGTGATTGGTGGTATTGCTGGCGTTTATTTTGTCGGAGGACAGAAGTTTGAGCAGTTTATGAAAGTGCACGAGGAGCATGCACAATTGCATCGAGCCAAAGTGGAAATAAAACTTGCCGAATCCTCAGGGATGGATGATCGTAAAGCTGCAGCCCAGGACAAATGGGGCGCAATTGCTCAAAAGGAAGATTTGGAATCCGAAAACTACACAGCTCTGATTCTTCCCATTGTCATTGGAATTCTCTGCTGTTTTCTGATTGGTTTTTCCAGTGTTGTAACCGCACGAGCGAACGGATTGTTCACTGCCAATCTCCGAAAAGGATTGAATCTGATCGGTTCCAAGAAGGAGCTGACTTATGTCAAGAAACAAGATGGCAACGACAAAATCCGCAATCGCAAAACAACTGTGATTGCACCTATTGGAATGCGAAGCCTGGCATATGTAATCGATGTGCTGGCACTGATGGCATTAAACGGCACTGTTCTCGGAATGATTTATTATGTGGCGACTTCATTTGACGCCGATTTCGAGTCATTGACCGCATACATCATCAGTTTATGTGTGTCTTCCATTGGGCCAACCATCGCGTTTGCCTTCTACTTCATCAAAAATGAAAGTGGTTACGAACAGACAACTCCCGGCAAAGGAGCCATGAAACTGTTTGTAGCCGAGGATGAACGGTGTCAACCAATCACAACGGGGCAAGCCGTGATTCGTTTTCTTTCCTTCTGGTTTATAAGTTGCTTTCTCACAGCCGGGATCGGAAATTTGATCGCCTGTTTCCGGCCAGATCGCAAAACACTTCACGATATAATCTCGGGAACACAAGTACGCATGGATACGCCTAAGGCAAGTGAACCGCCGGCTGAGTAG
- a CDS encoding CNNM domain-containing protein, with translation MIVWIGILLLFLVGIRLSAFFSGIETAFYRASKLRLNIDAQTGDKLSKRIFGYVSDPSRFVATILIGNNLANYVTTCAIGYGAIRALGSLSEAMEVGVTVLLSPVIFIFGELLPKTLHYRSPLMMLKRYFRFFEVVHFILLPMSWPLMILTKLFQKFGGTELQPMLRILGRRPLASVIGQGRDEGIVTDVQHNLMQGIFVNASKSIQALIVPKSVAFSFDGELSQSNLMEHAKAYGQVYAPVVTETGNGPLPVYFRVSDLLLSRAPLQEIQHELPRIDSDASRLEALLILQESEQDLGAVYNKGKLIGIIYRQALSETLYQGGMSVTATVL, from the coding sequence ATGATTGTCTGGATAGGTATTCTGTTGCTGTTTCTGGTGGGGATTCGACTTTCTGCATTTTTCAGTGGGATCGAGACCGCCTTTTATCGGGCGAGTAAACTCCGGCTCAATATAGATGCACAAACTGGAGACAAGCTTTCAAAACGCATCTTCGGATATGTCAGCGATCCCTCTCGTTTTGTGGCAACAATTCTGATTGGCAATAATCTGGCCAATTATGTAACGACCTGCGCAATTGGGTATGGAGCAATTCGAGCGTTGGGAAGTCTTTCCGAGGCGATGGAAGTCGGAGTGACGGTGTTACTTTCACCGGTGATATTTATCTTTGGGGAATTGCTGCCGAAGACTTTGCATTATCGGTCACCGCTAATGATGCTCAAACGCTACTTTCGTTTCTTTGAAGTGGTTCATTTTATTTTACTGCCGATGAGTTGGCCTTTGATGATCCTCACAAAGTTGTTTCAAAAGTTTGGTGGAACCGAACTGCAGCCGATGCTGCGAATACTGGGACGTCGTCCTTTGGCCAGCGTGATTGGACAGGGACGTGATGAAGGGATTGTGACCGACGTGCAGCACAATCTGATGCAAGGGATTTTCGTCAACGCCAGCAAATCGATTCAGGCTCTCATCGTTCCGAAAAGCGTGGCTTTCAGTTTCGATGGAGAACTCTCTCAGTCGAATTTGATGGAACATGCCAAAGCGTATGGCCAGGTCTATGCTCCCGTTGTGACAGAAACTGGGAATGGGCCATTGCCAGTCTACTTTCGTGTCAGTGATCTGCTGCTCTCTCGGGCACCCCTTCAGGAAATTCAACACGAGTTGCCTCGAATCGACTCGGATGCCTCGCGTCTGGAAGCCTTGCTGATTTTGCAGGAAAGCGAACAGGATCTGGGAGCCGTCTACAATAAAGGGAAACTGATCGGCATCATTTACCGTCAGGCACTGTCGGAAACGTTGTATCAGGGTGGAATGTCGGTGACTGCAACAGTGCTGTAG
- a CDS encoding CNNM domain-containing protein, producing the protein MAEEILKSLTLWLPGVSIMIALTVASAFFSGSETAVFSLTRDDLQGFRNGKPGEKQIVQLLIDPSRLLTAILFWNLVINLSYFAVSVVVSRRLLINGYDSVGWLLSIFGVVSIILFGEVLPKSLSVVIPGAISRLVVWPLSISVRMLDRVLPILAVITRGLTRGFWPKLQEETIIDAEDLEKAVDLSSQSSEMIANERIILHHILDLSEIAVEEIMRPRGTYLTVNEEAIWQDFGHSTPPGGFAAIVESGTDQVQGVFWMHGTIYSESKGLKSFRETVVYVPWCADAARTLSLIRAKLCHVAVVVDEYGQTIGLLTQQDLLDTILSTSPSRARRILKREAMLKIGDHTFHLDGLTTLRYLASHLGIDFDSDQEPSVTVAGLLHQNLRRFPEVGDEMLWQGWKLRVIDVTAPGRVRVLLEPGDNSFLQNTEGSE; encoded by the coding sequence ATGGCTGAAGAAATTCTGAAATCTCTGACACTCTGGCTTCCCGGTGTCAGTATTATGATTGCACTTACGGTCGCTTCGGCTTTTTTCTCAGGCAGTGAAACGGCTGTTTTTTCGCTGACTCGCGATGACCTGCAAGGCTTTCGGAATGGTAAACCGGGTGAAAAGCAAATCGTCCAACTGCTGATCGATCCTTCGCGACTGTTGACCGCGATATTGTTCTGGAATCTGGTGATCAATCTTTCCTACTTTGCTGTGAGTGTGGTGGTCTCTCGCAGATTGCTCATCAATGGCTACGATAGTGTAGGCTGGTTGCTGAGCATTTTTGGAGTTGTTTCGATCATTCTATTTGGCGAAGTCCTTCCCAAAAGCCTTTCCGTTGTGATTCCTGGAGCCATTTCTCGTCTGGTGGTATGGCCGTTATCTATTTCGGTTCGCATGCTCGATCGTGTTCTCCCGATTTTGGCGGTCATCACAAGAGGTTTGACGCGGGGTTTCTGGCCGAAACTCCAGGAAGAAACCATTATCGATGCCGAGGATCTTGAAAAAGCGGTGGATCTTTCTTCGCAATCCAGTGAGATGATCGCCAATGAGCGGATTATTTTGCATCACATTTTAGACCTGTCAGAAATCGCGGTCGAAGAAATCATGCGGCCGCGGGGAACGTATTTGACAGTTAATGAAGAGGCGATCTGGCAGGACTTTGGTCATTCCACTCCGCCAGGAGGCTTTGCCGCGATTGTTGAATCGGGTACCGATCAAGTGCAAGGCGTATTCTGGATGCATGGGACCATATACTCCGAATCCAAAGGTCTAAAATCATTTCGTGAAACCGTTGTGTATGTCCCCTGGTGTGCGGACGCAGCTCGGACTTTGAGCCTGATCCGTGCAAAGTTGTGTCATGTTGCAGTTGTGGTCGATGAATATGGCCAAACCATTGGTTTACTTACTCAACAAGATTTACTGGACACGATTCTCTCAACATCCCCAAGTCGAGCCCGACGGATTTTGAAGCGGGAGGCGATGCTGAAAATTGGCGATCACACGTTCCATCTCGATGGGCTGACAACGCTTCGTTATCTTGCATCGCATTTAGGCATTGATTTCGATTCCGATCAGGAACCGAGTGTAACCGTTGCAGGTTTGCTGCATCAGAACTTACGACGGTTTCCGGAAGTGGGCGATGAAATGCTCTGGCAGGGCTGGAAGCTTCGCGTCATTGATGTGACCGCTCCAGGGCGTGTGCGTGTTCTACTGGAACCAGGTGATAACAGTTTCCTTCAGAATACGGAGGGCTCTGAATGA
- a CDS encoding carboxylesterase family protein, with protein MWPQLLTAMLVLLFVSPLTAGEAIMRSGFKIEFEGKPEPVQGLTLDLIRRGSSGPITSYPFTKFEDGPRITYLPQAQVQEIQLGSPNVEEFNITIPPGSRTMTFGSVGGYRVIQPFSDFGRRIIALNTPRGELNVVQSISLLRPDYVRLKALKENWEYAVTTQNIPPDVLRSTLSMAINEKNPNDRLAIVRFFIDADMLMQAQQELDRIEKEGEFPDFANRIHELRLLIRQLQALEFLNEFKTRLAAGQYELVYEKAHQFPRKDINQATLQEVDRIINEHEAAYEQMDRIRAELSRLQVEVKSPEQLVRFQDMRSVIDKRLTRHNLEKLTPFTQNLDDQFLSAEQKLALAYSGWVVGPALAETDADTAISYWDARDLVRSYLQVTNPIRKQEIYHSISQLEGIGPDILAAIVQNMGPAYETPASQVGVPFTLNTMNVGNSYRYQVLLPLGYSADRSYPLVLALPSAGVPAQAEVAWWGGSSLGGPAHRNGYIVISPEWPAEDISGSSAVHEIVLDILRDARKRLAIDSDHVFLAGHGTGASAALDVGMSHPSEFAGLISIGGRFNEYAHHYWKNCDALPTYFVVGELDGDLYNANSSEWTRMMKYGQDVVLTQYKQRGGEDYRDELPRILDWMKLHIRELPPLEFERVTMRSGDNRFDWFEFSGLPEATLNPRVSPGGRLIPATALPVEATITPGNNIYVKVAANRVTLWLTPELVDFTDRVKIRWKGRTQFNDFPEPNGETMLQHLDFTGDRNRLYWMRVDL; from the coding sequence ATGTGGCCTCAGTTGCTCACAGCAATGCTGGTTCTGCTGTTTGTCTCTCCGCTTACGGCTGGGGAGGCAATAATGCGGAGTGGGTTCAAGATTGAGTTTGAAGGCAAGCCAGAACCTGTTCAGGGGCTGACTCTGGATCTGATTCGTCGCGGAAGTTCGGGACCGATTACCAGTTATCCATTCACGAAATTTGAAGATGGTCCCCGAATTACTTACCTGCCGCAGGCTCAGGTGCAGGAAATTCAACTCGGCTCGCCGAATGTCGAAGAGTTTAATATCACAATTCCACCAGGTTCGCGTACGATGACTTTCGGATCTGTCGGCGGTTATCGCGTCATTCAACCATTTTCGGATTTCGGTCGTCGAATCATCGCATTGAATACACCTCGGGGAGAATTGAATGTCGTGCAGTCGATTTCCCTGTTGCGTCCTGATTATGTCAGACTCAAAGCCCTCAAAGAGAACTGGGAATACGCAGTGACCACGCAGAATATTCCACCTGATGTCCTGCGATCCACGCTCTCAATGGCCATCAATGAGAAAAATCCGAATGATCGATTGGCAATCGTTCGATTTTTCATTGATGCCGACATGCTGATGCAGGCTCAGCAGGAATTGGATCGCATTGAAAAAGAAGGAGAATTCCCAGATTTTGCGAATCGTATCCATGAACTCCGCCTGCTGATCCGACAGCTCCAGGCGTTGGAGTTTTTAAACGAATTCAAAACTCGACTCGCAGCAGGGCAATATGAACTCGTTTATGAGAAAGCTCATCAGTTCCCGCGAAAGGACATCAACCAAGCAACTTTGCAAGAAGTCGATCGCATCATTAACGAGCATGAAGCTGCATACGAACAGATGGACCGGATTCGTGCGGAGTTATCGCGATTGCAGGTTGAAGTCAAAAGCCCGGAACAATTAGTCCGCTTTCAGGATATGCGTTCGGTCATCGACAAACGTCTCACTCGGCATAATCTAGAAAAGCTGACACCGTTTACCCAGAACCTGGACGACCAATTCTTGTCGGCAGAGCAAAAACTGGCTCTGGCTTACTCCGGTTGGGTCGTAGGTCCTGCATTAGCGGAAACCGATGCTGACACCGCCATCAGTTACTGGGATGCCCGCGATTTGGTCCGTTCTTATCTGCAAGTGACAAATCCCATTCGCAAGCAGGAAATCTATCATTCTATTTCCCAGCTTGAAGGGATCGGTCCCGATATTCTCGCAGCAATCGTGCAGAATATGGGACCAGCTTACGAAACTCCTGCCTCACAAGTTGGTGTGCCCTTCACATTGAATACGATGAATGTTGGCAATTCCTATCGCTATCAGGTGTTGCTGCCACTCGGGTACTCTGCGGATCGGTCTTATCCGCTGGTTCTGGCTTTGCCATCTGCGGGAGTTCCTGCTCAAGCGGAGGTTGCCTGGTGGGGTGGTTCGTCTTTGGGCGGGCCTGCTCATCGGAATGGTTACATTGTTATTTCACCGGAATGGCCAGCCGAAGATATTTCGGGTTCCTCGGCTGTGCACGAAATCGTACTCGATATTTTACGCGATGCCCGCAAGCGGCTGGCAATTGATAGCGACCATGTATTTCTGGCGGGGCATGGTACGGGAGCCAGCGCGGCTCTGGATGTCGGCATGTCTCATCCTTCCGAATTTGCAGGCTTGATTTCGATTGGCGGCCGGTTCAACGAATACGCGCATCATTATTGGAAAAACTGCGATGCCCTGCCTACCTATTTTGTAGTCGGCGAACTCGATGGCGATCTCTACAACGCCAATTCCAGCGAGTGGACACGCATGATGAAGTATGGTCAGGATGTCGTCCTGACACAGTATAAACAGCGTGGCGGGGAAGATTATCGGGATGAACTTCCCCGGATTCTCGACTGGATGAAGCTGCATATTCGCGAATTGCCACCGCTGGAATTTGAGCGAGTCACGATGCGATCTGGCGATAACCGCTTCGACTGGTTCGAATTTTCCGGGCTACCCGAAGCAACCCTCAATCCTCGAGTCAGTCCAGGAGGCCGTCTCATTCCGGCGACGGCCCTGCCTGTCGAAGCGACAATCACGCCCGGTAATAATATCTACGTGAAAGTGGCAGCTAATCGCGTCACACTCTGGCTGACGCCGGAGTTGGTCGATTTTACAGATCGTGTCAAAATCCGCTGGAAAGGCCGAACTCAATTCAACGATTTCCCGGAACCAAACGGCGAAACGATGTTGCAACACTTGGACTTCACCGGAGATCGCAACAGGCTGTACTGGATGCGCGTCGATTTGTAA
- a CDS encoding isocitrate/isopropylmalate dehydrogenase family protein, giving the protein MYKVTLIPGDGVGPEIAEATRKVIDATGVKIEWDHQECGIEVIEAEGSVPDRVMDSIRSNKIALKAPITTPIGKGFRSVNVFLRQELGLFACVRPCKSYPGMLSRYSDANVDLVLIRENSEDLYAGVEFQAGEEKTAQLIKTINEFATGKKINTSTSTTGISIKPISREGSREIANFAFDYAIRTKRKSISSVCKANIMKYTDGLWYDVSREVALAYGAKFEWEELANGVQPSPELVGNVKDGSSLTYTERLIDNMCMQLVLKPELYDVILTQNLYGDILSDLCAGLVGGLGVAPGANVGPDAAIFEATHGSAPKYAGQNKVNPTALILSGKLMLEYLGELEAAQKLDRAIGAIIAEGKDVTYDLKKDRNDPTAVGTQEMAEAICKKMQEMG; this is encoded by the coding sequence ATGTATAAAGTCACTTTGATTCCAGGGGATGGAGTTGGCCCGGAAATCGCTGAAGCCACCCGTAAAGTGATTGATGCGACTGGCGTAAAAATTGAGTGGGATCATCAGGAATGTGGTATCGAAGTCATCGAAGCAGAAGGTAGTGTGCCCGATCGAGTGATGGATTCAATCCGTTCCAATAAAATCGCACTGAAAGCTCCAATCACAACCCCCATCGGAAAAGGTTTCCGCAGTGTTAACGTCTTCCTGCGACAAGAGTTAGGCCTGTTTGCCTGTGTGCGTCCCTGCAAAAGCTATCCCGGAATGCTCTCTCGCTATTCGGATGCGAATGTCGATCTCGTTCTGATCCGAGAAAACTCAGAAGACCTGTATGCAGGCGTTGAATTCCAGGCTGGTGAAGAAAAAACGGCTCAGTTGATCAAAACAATCAACGAATTCGCGACTGGCAAGAAGATCAATACATCAACGAGCACAACGGGAATCAGCATCAAGCCGATCAGCCGGGAAGGTTCTCGAGAAATTGCCAACTTTGCCTTCGATTATGCGATTCGTACCAAGCGAAAATCCATTTCATCGGTTTGCAAAGCAAACATCATGAAATATACGGATGGCCTGTGGTACGATGTTTCCCGCGAAGTCGCTTTGGCTTATGGAGCAAAGTTTGAATGGGAAGAACTCGCCAATGGCGTGCAGCCTTCTCCCGAACTGGTTGGAAATGTTAAAGATGGCAGCAGCCTGACTTACACAGAACGTCTCATCGACAACATGTGCATGCAGCTGGTGCTCAAGCCAGAACTTTATGATGTCATTCTGACTCAAAACCTGTATGGCGATATTTTGAGCGACCTGTGTGCAGGACTCGTCGGCGGATTGGGAGTCGCTCCTGGTGCAAACGTCGGCCCTGATGCAGCGATCTTCGAAGCGACTCACGGCTCTGCTCCGAAATATGCGGGTCAGAACAAAGTGAATCCAACCGCTTTGATTCTCTCCGGCAAACTGATGCTCGAATATCTGGGCGAACTGGAAGCTGCTCAGAAACTGGATCGTGCTATCGGAGCCATCATCGCTGAAGGCAAAGATGTCACTTACGACCTGAAGAAAGATCGCAACGACCCAACGGCCGTCGGAACCCAGGAAATGGCAGAAGCCATCTGTAAGAAGATGCAGGAAATGGGCTAA